The Achromobacter pestifer genome includes a region encoding these proteins:
- a CDS encoding ABC transporter ATP-binding protein: MSNNDRDQRIGDVMLDMQNISLSFGGVKALTDISFNVREHEIRAIIGPNGAGKSSMLNVINGVYTPQQGGIAFRGERFSRMNPRRAAEMGIARTFQNLALFKGMSVLDNIMTGRNLRMKCGLLAQAFRLGPAEREEIKHREFVENIVDFLEIQAYRKTPVGRLPYGLQKRVDLGRALAMEPRLLLLDEPMAGMNIEEKQDMSRFILDVNDEFGTTIVLIEHDMGVVMDISDRVVVLDYGKKIGDGKPDEVRANEDVIRAYLGVSH; encoded by the coding sequence ATGAGCAACAACGACCGCGACCAGCGCATCGGCGACGTCATGCTGGACATGCAGAACATCTCCCTGTCCTTTGGCGGCGTGAAGGCGCTGACGGACATTTCCTTCAACGTGCGCGAACACGAGATCCGCGCCATCATCGGCCCCAACGGCGCCGGCAAGAGCTCAATGCTCAACGTCATCAACGGCGTCTACACGCCGCAGCAAGGCGGCATCGCCTTCCGCGGCGAGCGTTTCTCGCGCATGAACCCGCGCCGCGCCGCCGAAATGGGCATCGCCCGCACGTTCCAGAACCTGGCGCTGTTCAAGGGCATGAGCGTGCTGGACAACATCATGACCGGCCGCAACCTGCGCATGAAGTGCGGGCTGCTGGCGCAGGCCTTCCGCCTGGGCCCGGCCGAGCGCGAAGAGATCAAGCACCGCGAGTTCGTCGAGAACATCGTCGACTTCCTGGAAATCCAGGCCTACCGCAAGACGCCCGTGGGCCGCCTGCCCTATGGCCTGCAAAAGCGCGTGGACCTGGGCCGCGCGCTGGCGATGGAGCCGCGCCTGCTGTTGCTGGACGAACCCATGGCCGGCATGAACATCGAAGAGAAGCAGGACATGAGCCGCTTCATCCTGGATGTGAACGACGAGTTCGGCACCACCATCGTGCTGATCGAGCACGACATGGGCGTGGTCATGGACATCTCGGACCGCGTCGTGGTGCTGGACTACGGCAAGAAGATCGGCGACGGCAAGCCGGACGAGGTTCGTGCAAACGAAGACGTGATCCGCGCCTACCTCGGCGTGTCGCACTAA